Proteins from one Triticum aestivum cultivar Chinese Spring chromosome 7A, IWGSC CS RefSeq v2.1, whole genome shotgun sequence genomic window:
- the LOC123151259 gene encoding sucrose synthase 1, which yields MAAKLTRLHSLRERLGATFSSHPNELIALFSRYVHQGKGMLQRHQLLAEFDELFESDKEKYAPFEDILRAAQEAIVLPPWVALAIRPRPGVWDYIRVNVSELAVEELTVSEYLAFKEQLVDEHASSKFVLELDFEPFNASFPRPSMSKSIGNGVQFLNRHLSSKLFQDKESLYPLLNFLKAHNYKGTTMMLNDRIQSLRGLQSALRKAEEYLVSIPEDTPSSEFNHRFQELGLEKGWGDTAKRVHDTIHLLLDLLEAPDPASLEKFLGTIPMMFNVVILSPHGYFAQSNVLGYPDTGGQVVYILDQVRALENEMLLRIKQQGLDITPKILIVTRLLPDAVGTTCGQRLEKVIGTEHTDILRVPFRTENGILRKWISRFDVWPYLETYTEDVANELMREMQTKPDLIIGNYSDGNLVATLLAHKLGVTQCTIAHALEKTKYPNSDIYLDKFDSQYHFSCQFTADLIAMNHTDFIITSTFQEIAGSKDSVGQYESHIAFTLPDLYRVVHGIDVFDPKFNIVSPGADMTVYFPYTETDKRLTAFHSEIEELLYSDVENDEHKFVLKDRNKPIIFSMARLDRVKNMTGLVEMYGKNAHLKDLANLVIVAGDHGKESKDREEQAEFKRMYSLIEEYKLKGHIRWISAQMNRVRNGELYRYICDTKGAFVQPAFYEAFGLTVIEAMTCGLPTIATCHGGPAEIIVNGVSGVHIDPYHSDKAADILVNFFEKCSEDPSYWDKMSEGGLKRIYEKYTWKLYSERLMTLTGVYGFWKYVSNLERRETRRYLEMFYALKYRSLAAAVPLAVDGENSDN from the exons ATGGCTGCCAAGCTGACTCGCCTCCACAGCCTCAGGGAGCGCCTTGGTGCCACCTTCTCCTCCCACCCCAATGAGCTCATTGCACTCTTCTCCAG GTATGTTCACCAGGGCAAAGGCATGCTCCAGCGCCACCAGCTGCTTGCTGAGTTTGACGAACTGTTCGAATCCGACAAGGAGAAGTATGCGCCCTTTGAAGACATCCTCCGAGCTGCTCAG GAAGCAATTGTGCTGCCCCCATGGGTTGCACTTGCCATCAGGCCCAGGCCTGGTGTCTGGGACTACATTCGGGTGAATGTTAGTGAGCTCGCTGTTGAAGAGCTCACTGTTTCTGAGTACTTGGCATTCAAGGAACAGCTTGTCGATGAGCA TGCCAGCAGCAAGTTTGTGCTTGAGCTTGATTTTGAGCCTTTCAATGCCTCCTTCCCGCGCCCTTCCATGTCCAAGTCCATCGGAAACGGGGTGCAGTTCCTTAACCGTCACCTGTCTTCCAAGTTGTTCCAGGACAAGGAGAGCCTCTACCCTCTGCTCAACTTCCTGAAAGCCCATAACTACAAGGGCACG ACAATGATGTTGAACGACAGAATTCAGAGCCTTCGCGGTCTCCAGTCAGCCCTTAGGAAGGCAGAAGAGTATCTAGTCAGCATTCCTGAAGACACTCCCAGCTCTGAATTCAACCACAG GTTCCAAGAGCTTGGCTTGGAGAAGGGTTGGGGTGACACCGCAAAGCGTGTACACGACACCATCCATTTGCTTCTGGACCTTCTTGAGGCCCCTGATCCGGCCAGCTTGGAGAAGTTCCTTGGAACCATTCCAATGATGTTCAATGTTGTCATCCTGTCTCCCCATGGATACTTTGCTCAATCCAATGTGTTGGGATACCCTGATACCGGTGGCCAG GTTGTGTACATCTTGGATCAAGTCCGTGCTTTGGAGAATGAGATGCTTCTGAGGATTAAGCAGCAAGGCCTTGATATAACTCCCAAGATCCTCATT GTAACCAGGTTGTTGCCTGATGCTGTTGGAACCACATGTGGCCAGCGGCTGGAGAAGGTCATTGGAACTGAGCACACTGACATTCTCCGTGTTCCATTCAGAACTGAGAATGGGATCCTTCGTAAGTGGATCTCGCGTTTTGATGTCTGGCCATACCTGGAGACATACACCGAG GATGTTGCAAACGAACTCATGAGAGAAATGCAGACCAAGCCTGATTTGATCATTGGCAACTACAGTGATGGTAACCTTGTGGCCACTCTGCTTGCCCATAAATTGGGAGTTACCCAG TGCACCATTGCCCATGCCTTGGAGAAAACCAAGTACCCCAACTCAGACATCTACTTGGACAAATTCGACAGCCAGTATCACTTTTCATGCCAGTTCACAGCTGACCTGATTGCCATGAACCACACTGATTTCATCATCACCAGCACATTCCAGGAAATTGCCGGAAG CAAGGATAGCGTGGGCCAATACGAGTCTCACATTGCTTTCACCCTCCCTGATCTGTACCGGGTTGTCCATGGGATTGACGTGTTTGATCCTAAGTTCAACATCGTCTCTCCTGGAGCAGACATGACTGTCTACTTCCCATACACTGAGACTGACAAGAGGCTCACCGCCTTCCACTCTGAAATTGAGGAGCTCCTGTACAGCGATGTTGAGAACGATGAACACAA ATTTGTGTTGAAGGACAGGAACAAGCCAATCATCTTTTCAATGGCTCGTCTTGACCGTGTGAAGAACATGACTGGCTTGGTTGAGATGTACGGCAAGAATGCACATCTGAAGGATTTGGCGAACCTTGTGATTGTTGCTGGCGACCATGGCAAGGAGTCCAAGGATAGGGAGGAGCAGGCTGAGTTCAAGAGGATGTACAGTCTCATTGAGGAGTACAAGCTGAAGGGCCATATCCGTTGGATCTCTGCTCAGATGAACCGTGTTCGCAATGGTGAGCTGTACCGCTACATCTGTGACACCAAGGGAGCATTTGTGCAG CCTGCATTCTATGAAGCTTTTGGCCTTACTGTCATTGAGGCCATGACATGTGGTCTGCCGACAATTGCGACATGCCACGGTGGCCCTGCTGAAATCATTGTGAATGGGGTGTCTGGTGTGCACATTGATCCTTACCACAGTGACAAGGCCGCAGATATCTTGGTCAACTTCTTTGAGAAGTGCAGCGAGGATCCAAGCTACTGGGACAAAATGTCTGAAGGAGGCCTGAAGAGAATTTATGAGAA GTACACCTGGAAGCTGTACTCAGAGAGGCTGATGACCCTGACCGGTGTGTATGGATTCTGGAAGTACGTGAGCAACCTAGAGAGGCGTGAGACTCGCCGTTACCTTGAGATGTTCTACGCCCTGAAGTACCGCAGCCTG GCTGCTGCAGTTCCATTGGCGGTTGACGGCGAGAACTCCGACAACTAG